Proteins encoded together in one Streptomyces sp. TLI_171 window:
- a CDS encoding Lrp/AsnC family transcriptional regulator has protein sequence MIDELDLALVDALRVDPRAPWSRLAAPLGVDPATLSRRWSRLTADGDAWVTCYPSADRIGRGLTALVQVDCPADRVARVADALARHPQTASIELVTGDADLLLTVAAYDHPALTAYLLDRLGAVPGVLRTRTTLIERTLVEGSRFSNGALDADQRRAIAAPPGHPHGPVTDRRIEEDLALIQALGADGRMPYAELSARTGLPATTVRRRLAELRESGRAVLRCDASPRVTGNPVGAMLWLDVPPATLPEAAKRLAALPQTRMCAVTVGPANLALYLITPQLPDLRRIEQDLAHHHPAVRVLNRHLTLRTPKLVGHLLTPDGRRTGYVPIQP, from the coding sequence ATGATCGACGAGCTGGACCTGGCCCTGGTCGACGCCCTCCGCGTCGACCCGCGAGCCCCCTGGTCCCGACTGGCCGCCCCGCTCGGCGTCGACCCCGCCACGCTGTCCCGCCGCTGGTCCCGGCTGACCGCCGACGGCGACGCCTGGGTCACCTGCTACCCGTCCGCCGACCGGATCGGCCGCGGCCTCACCGCCCTCGTCCAGGTCGACTGTCCCGCGGACCGGGTCGCGCGGGTCGCCGACGCCCTCGCCCGGCACCCGCAGACCGCCAGCATCGAGCTCGTCACCGGCGACGCCGACCTGCTGCTCACCGTCGCCGCCTACGACCACCCCGCGCTGACCGCCTACCTGCTCGACCGGCTGGGCGCCGTCCCCGGGGTGCTGCGCACCCGGACCACGCTGATCGAACGGACCCTGGTGGAAGGCAGCCGGTTCAGCAACGGAGCGCTGGACGCCGACCAGCGCCGCGCGATCGCCGCACCTCCGGGCCACCCGCACGGGCCGGTCACCGACCGCCGGATCGAGGAGGACCTCGCGCTGATCCAGGCCCTCGGCGCGGACGGCCGGATGCCCTACGCCGAACTCTCCGCCCGCACCGGCCTGCCCGCCACCACCGTCCGCCGCCGGCTCGCCGAACTCCGCGAGAGCGGCCGGGCGGTGCTGCGCTGCGACGCCTCGCCCCGGGTCACCGGCAACCCGGTCGGCGCGATGCTCTGGCTGGACGTCCCGCCCGCGACCCTCCCCGAGGCGGCCAAACGCCTCGCCGCCCTCCCGCAGACCCGGATGTGCGCCGTCACCGTCGGCCCCGCCAACCTCGCCCTCTACCTGATCACCCCTCAACTCCCGGACCTGCGGCGCATCGAGCAGGACCTCGCCCACCACCACCCCGCCGTCCGCGTCCTCAACCGCCACCTCACCCTCCGCACCCCCAAACTCGTCGGCCACCTCCTCACCCCCGACGGCCGCCGCACCGGCTACGTCCCGATCCAGCCGTAG
- a CDS encoding MFS transporter, giving the protein MTATLAPSDRLARPAGSAVALLALVELASGVLQGGFPILLPRLGEHLDLRASDLSLALGVEFLVSGVAVPLTSRLGDLYGHRRLLRATVLLTLLGFAVTALAPDLPVLLAGRALSGFLACWLPLEFAILRDRLGEERGGRAVGPLVGSLTVGSTLGALAVGGLGADPAATRPLLWALAVLPVLALPVVWWLVPESATRAAGRIDWTGAGLLSLGLTLLLSGLGASGVLPVAVTLPLLVAGVLLLALFVRQELRTAEPMVDVLLLARRATAPVFGLSFLLGCALYGAQGPTLAFEAAKPAETGYGLGAVPLMLGLLVLPQTAAATLGALTAHRLAKRQDEARVLGFGFALCATGYGVIALGHAAAWQFVLGGALAGCGAGLGLSLLPALLMRRLPADQTGIGTGVYNTLKSLAGAAAGVLAAAVLDHLVLRQGVPSEGAYTLVWAACSVACALGVPVALALRAGRGRS; this is encoded by the coding sequence ATGACCGCCACCCTGGCACCCTCCGACCGCCTCGCCCGCCCGGCCGGGTCCGCCGTCGCGCTGCTCGCGCTGGTGGAGCTCGCCAGCGGCGTGCTGCAGGGCGGCTTCCCGATCCTGCTGCCCCGGCTCGGCGAGCACCTGGACCTGCGGGCCTCCGACCTGAGCCTGGCCCTCGGCGTGGAGTTCCTGGTGTCGGGCGTCGCGGTGCCGCTGACCTCGCGGCTGGGCGACCTGTACGGGCACCGCAGGCTGCTGCGGGCCACCGTGCTGCTCACCCTGCTCGGCTTCGCGGTGACGGCGCTGGCCCCAGACCTGCCGGTGCTGCTGGCGGGGCGGGCGCTGTCCGGGTTCCTGGCGTGCTGGCTGCCGCTGGAGTTCGCGATCCTGCGCGACCGGCTCGGCGAGGAGCGCGGCGGCCGCGCGGTGGGCCCGCTGGTGGGGTCGCTGACGGTGGGTTCGACGCTGGGCGCGCTGGCGGTGGGCGGCCTGGGCGCGGACCCGGCGGCCACCCGCCCGCTGCTGTGGGCGCTGGCGGTGCTGCCGGTGCTGGCGCTGCCGGTGGTGTGGTGGCTGGTGCCGGAGTCCGCGACCCGGGCCGCGGGCCGGATCGACTGGACGGGCGCGGGCCTGCTGTCACTGGGCCTGACGCTGCTGCTGTCCGGCCTGGGCGCGAGCGGGGTGCTGCCGGTCGCGGTGACGCTGCCGCTGCTGGTGGCGGGCGTGCTGCTGCTCGCACTGTTCGTCCGTCAGGAGCTGCGCACCGCCGAGCCGATGGTGGACGTGCTGCTGCTGGCCCGCCGGGCGACCGCCCCGGTGTTCGGGCTGAGCTTCCTGCTGGGCTGCGCGCTGTACGGCGCGCAGGGCCCGACGCTGGCGTTCGAGGCGGCGAAGCCCGCGGAGACCGGCTACGGGCTGGGCGCGGTGCCGCTGATGCTGGGCCTGCTGGTGCTGCCGCAGACCGCGGCGGCGACGCTGGGCGCGCTGACGGCGCACCGCCTGGCGAAGCGGCAGGACGAGGCGCGGGTGCTCGGGTTCGGCTTCGCGCTGTGCGCCACCGGCTACGGGGTGATCGCGCTGGGGCACGCGGCGGCCTGGCAGTTCGTGCTGGGCGGGGCGCTGGCGGGCTGCGGGGCGGGGCTGGGGCTGAGCCTGCTGCCGGCGCTGCTGATGCGACGGCTGCCGGCCGACCAGACCGGGATCGGCACGGGCGTGTACAACACGTTGAAGTCGCTGGCGGGTGCGGCGGCGGGCGTGCTGGCGGCGGCGGTGCTGGACCACCTGGTGCTGCGTCAGGGAGTGCCGTCGGAGGGCGCGTACACGCTGGTGTGGGCGGCCTGCTCGGTGGCGTGTGCGCTGGGCGTGCCGGTGGCGCTCGCGCTCCGGGCCGGGCGGGGCCGCAGCTGA
- a CDS encoding metallophosphoesterase, producing the protein MTPEDLFREPEHPHSGPRPRQDLDVLPQGSWFEPAGPAGYPYEETHSTFGGARYLEQHWAPAGQFGDGAGHVPGHYAPTGAVAHEDPPTIELGPPIDAAPVEVHFPYPQPEPGEGPGPLFVIGDVHGYLDELLAALHQQGLIDAEGHWSAGRSRIWFLGDFTDRGPDGIGVIDLVMQLAAEAASAGGYCRALMGNHELLFLGAARYGDEAVQSTAGTASFLAAWRLNGGQQHDLERLQPHHISWLSRLPAMALEDGHLLLHSDTTAYLEYGETIADVNDAVHALLADEGIDEWWDAFRKFTKRFAFRGQAGTMAAQELLGVYGGYRVVHGHSPIPYLTGDQPEDGTPPHVPGPYIYADELAIAMDGGVTMEGRLLVARLPLN; encoded by the coding sequence ATGACACCCGAGGACCTCTTCCGCGAACCCGAGCACCCGCACTCGGGCCCCCGCCCCCGCCAGGACCTCGACGTGCTCCCGCAAGGATCCTGGTTCGAGCCGGCCGGGCCCGCCGGCTACCCGTACGAGGAGACCCACAGCACCTTCGGCGGCGCCCGCTACCTGGAGCAGCACTGGGCCCCCGCAGGCCAGTTCGGCGACGGGGCGGGCCACGTGCCCGGCCACTACGCCCCCACCGGCGCGGTCGCCCACGAGGACCCGCCGACCATCGAACTCGGCCCGCCGATCGACGCCGCGCCGGTCGAGGTGCACTTCCCGTACCCGCAGCCGGAGCCCGGCGAGGGCCCCGGCCCGCTGTTCGTCATCGGCGACGTGCACGGGTACCTCGACGAGCTGCTCGCCGCCCTGCACCAGCAGGGCCTGATCGACGCCGAGGGCCACTGGTCGGCCGGCCGCTCCCGGATCTGGTTCCTCGGCGACTTCACCGACCGCGGCCCCGACGGCATCGGCGTCATCGACCTGGTCATGCAGCTCGCCGCCGAGGCCGCCTCGGCCGGCGGCTACTGCCGCGCCCTGATGGGCAATCACGAACTGCTCTTCCTCGGCGCCGCCCGCTACGGCGACGAGGCCGTCCAGTCCACCGCCGGCACCGCCTCCTTCCTCGCCGCCTGGCGGCTCAACGGCGGCCAGCAGCACGACCTGGAGCGCCTGCAGCCGCACCACATCAGCTGGCTCTCCCGACTGCCCGCGATGGCCCTGGAGGACGGTCACCTGCTGCTGCACTCCGACACCACGGCGTACCTCGAGTACGGCGAGACCATCGCCGACGTCAACGACGCCGTGCACGCCCTGCTCGCCGACGAGGGCATCGACGAATGGTGGGACGCGTTCCGCAAGTTCACCAAGCGGTTCGCCTTCCGCGGCCAGGCCGGCACGATGGCCGCCCAGGAGCTGCTGGGCGTCTACGGCGGCTACCGGGTGGTGCACGGCCACAGCCCCATCCCCTACCTGACCGGCGACCAGCCCGAGGACGGCACCCCGCCGCACGTCCCCGGCCCGTACATCTACGCCGACGAGCTGGCCATCGCGATGGACGGCGGCGTGACCATGGAAGGCCGCCTGCTGGTCGCCCGGCTGCCACTGAACTGA
- a CDS encoding LacI family DNA-binding transcriptional regulator: MTAAANQNGRRATASRRLERAGIRDVAAAAGVSITTVSDALNGKGRLPDETRSRVREVAERLGYRPSAAARTLRTGRSGLIGLTVTTYGEEPFTFTEFAYFAEMARAATSAALGRGYALVVLPASSRHDVWSNIALDGTVVIDPPDQDPLVTELYRSGVPVVSDGKPGNCPVTAWVDNDHEAAVLNILEHLSAAGARRIGLLTGTSTDTYTRLSTEAYLAWCDRVGQEPVYEAYPAHDPAAGAVAADRLLARPDRPDAVYGLFDPNGTDLLAAARRYGLRVPDDLLLVCCSESDVYANTEPPITTLSLKPRRIGTTVVNLLIDAIEGVDAGSGAAPGRLFPPRYRTAGSGPPPGTLMPTELIVRASSQRRTPRTTVSPPRPPGEE, from the coding sequence ATGACAGCAGCAGCCAATCAGAACGGTCGCCGAGCCACCGCATCACGGCGCCTGGAGCGGGCCGGCATCCGGGACGTCGCGGCGGCCGCCGGAGTGTCCATCACCACGGTCTCGGACGCCCTGAACGGCAAGGGCCGGCTTCCCGACGAGACCCGCAGCCGGGTCCGCGAGGTCGCCGAGCGCCTCGGGTACCGGCCGTCCGCGGCCGCCCGAACCCTGCGCACGGGGCGGTCCGGCCTGATCGGCCTGACCGTCACCACGTACGGCGAGGAGCCGTTCACCTTCACCGAGTTCGCCTACTTCGCCGAGATGGCGCGGGCCGCCACCAGCGCCGCCCTGGGCCGCGGCTACGCCCTGGTGGTGCTGCCCGCCTCGTCCCGGCACGACGTGTGGAGCAACATCGCACTGGACGGGACGGTGGTGATCGACCCGCCCGACCAGGACCCGCTGGTCACCGAGCTGTACCGGTCCGGGGTGCCGGTGGTCTCCGACGGCAAACCGGGCAACTGCCCGGTCACCGCCTGGGTCGACAACGACCACGAGGCCGCCGTGCTGAACATCCTGGAACACCTCAGCGCGGCCGGCGCCCGCCGGATCGGCCTGCTCACCGGCACCTCCACCGACACCTACACCCGGCTCTCCACCGAGGCGTACCTCGCCTGGTGCGACCGGGTCGGCCAGGAGCCGGTGTACGAGGCGTACCCGGCGCACGACCCGGCCGCCGGGGCGGTCGCCGCCGACCGGCTGCTGGCCCGCCCGGACCGCCCGGACGCGGTGTACGGCCTGTTCGACCCGAACGGCACCGACCTGCTGGCCGCCGCCCGCCGCTACGGTCTGCGGGTCCCGGACGACCTGCTGCTGGTCTGCTGCAGCGAGTCCGACGTGTACGCCAACACCGAACCGCCCATCACCACGCTGTCGCTGAAACCCCGTCGGATCGGCACCACCGTGGTCAACCTGCTGATCGACGCGATCGAAGGAGTCGACGCCGGCTCCGGCGCGGCCCCCGGCCGGCTGTTTCCGCCGCGCTACCGCACCGCCGGGTCGGGGCCGCCGCCCGGCACGCTGATGCCGACCGAACTGATCGTCCGGGCCTCCTCGCAGCGCCGCACCCCGCGCACCACGGTCAGCCCGCCCCGCCCGCCGGGCGAGGAGTGA
- the hisC gene encoding histidinol-phosphate transaminase, translated as MVQREQGPRLRPSLDGIPSYKPGKPAGADAFKLSSNENPYPPLPGVLEAAVAAAGSFNRYPDMAVSGLTAELAQRFGVPVEHVATGTGSVGVAQSLVLSAAGEGDEVMFAWRSFEAYPIIAQVGGATPVAVPLTADEAHDLDAMLAAITDRTRLIFVCNPNNPTGAAIHREELVRFLDAVPAHILVVLDEAYREFIRDEDVPDGIELYRDRPNVCVLRTFSKAYGLAGLRVGFAIAHPPVADALRKTAVPFGVSQLAQDAAVASLRAEDALLERVEALVGERARVSAALRAQGWTVVDSQANFVWLRLGEHTVDFAAACAEAGVVVRPFAGEGVRVSIGEVAGNDLFLAAAEAFRKEI; from the coding sequence GTGGTTCAGCGCGAACAGGGCCCCCGGCTGCGGCCGAGCCTGGACGGCATCCCCAGCTACAAGCCGGGCAAGCCCGCCGGCGCCGACGCCTTCAAGCTGTCCTCCAACGAGAACCCCTACCCGCCGCTGCCGGGTGTCCTGGAGGCCGCCGTCGCCGCCGCCGGGAGCTTCAACCGCTACCCCGACATGGCCGTCAGCGGCCTGACCGCCGAACTCGCCCAGCGCTTCGGCGTCCCCGTCGAGCACGTCGCCACCGGCACCGGCTCGGTCGGCGTCGCCCAGTCCCTGGTGCTCTCCGCGGCCGGCGAGGGCGACGAAGTCATGTTCGCCTGGCGCTCGTTCGAGGCCTACCCGATCATCGCCCAGGTCGGCGGCGCCACCCCCGTGGCCGTCCCGCTGACCGCCGACGAGGCCCACGACCTCGACGCGATGCTGGCCGCGATCACCGACCGCACCCGGCTGATCTTCGTCTGCAACCCCAACAACCCCACCGGCGCCGCGATCCACCGCGAGGAACTGGTCCGCTTCCTGGACGCCGTCCCCGCGCACATCCTGGTCGTGCTGGACGAGGCCTACCGCGAGTTCATCCGCGACGAGGACGTCCCCGACGGCATCGAGCTGTACCGCGACCGCCCCAACGTCTGCGTGCTGCGCACCTTCTCCAAGGCGTACGGCCTGGCCGGCCTGCGGGTCGGCTTCGCGATCGCCCACCCGCCGGTCGCCGACGCGCTGCGCAAGACCGCCGTCCCGTTCGGCGTCAGCCAGCTCGCCCAGGACGCCGCGGTCGCCTCGCTGCGCGCCGAGGACGCCCTGCTGGAGCGGGTCGAGGCGCTGGTCGGCGAGCGCGCCCGGGTGAGCGCCGCGCTGCGCGCCCAGGGCTGGACGGTCGTCGACTCCCAGGCCAACTTCGTCTGGCTGCGGCTCGGCGAGCACACCGTGGACTTCGCCGCCGCCTGCGCCGAGGCCGGCGTGGTGGTCCGCCCGTTCGCCGGCGAGGGCGTCCGGGTGTCGATCGGCGAGGTGGCGGGCAACGACCTGTTCCTGGCCGCCGCGGAGGCGTTCCGCAAGGAGATCTGA
- a CDS encoding efflux RND transporter periplasmic adaptor subunit, translating to MKVLPRRRGAVLVNSALGVALLGGAALAYTTLDSGTSKAATSSKVRTATVAKGTVQATVSGSGTLFSPSDAGQDFTTGGKLTSVKVAVGDAVKKGQVLATVDPAAAQQQVDQAQAALNTAEANLTKAEAGETVTTTVPGSSTSGGSGSGRTGASAGASAAATPQPSTTTTVKVDQAQVASAQQQVDNAEATLTNAKDALTGTTLTATTDGTVASISGKVGETVSGTGSSGSSSSSGSSSSGAKTSTTSGSSSTTPSGFIVLTNPAGMQVTANFSELDSLKLKKGQPATVTLNAQSDTKLDATVLSVSSLPSSSTNGAVQYGATLQISSDTAALRTGLSATISVVTGSAENALSVPTAALQGTGSSRTATVIHDDGSSERVQVAVGIEGDSTVQVTEGLTEGEKVELTSTTAGTGNGFPSGQFPGLGGAGGVGGAAGGFGGGTRGTGGAGGTR from the coding sequence ATGAAGGTGCTTCCGCGACGGCGTGGGGCCGTCCTCGTCAACTCCGCGCTCGGCGTGGCCCTGCTGGGCGGGGCCGCGCTGGCGTACACCACCTTGGACAGCGGCACCAGCAAGGCCGCCACCAGTTCCAAGGTCCGCACCGCCACCGTTGCCAAGGGAACGGTCCAGGCCACGGTGTCCGGATCGGGCACGCTGTTCTCACCGTCCGACGCCGGACAGGACTTCACCACCGGCGGCAAGCTCACGTCCGTGAAGGTCGCGGTCGGGGACGCGGTGAAGAAGGGTCAGGTGCTCGCCACCGTCGACCCCGCCGCCGCCCAGCAGCAGGTCGACCAGGCCCAGGCCGCGCTGAACACCGCCGAGGCCAACCTGACCAAGGCCGAGGCCGGCGAGACGGTGACCACCACCGTCCCCGGCTCCTCGACCTCCGGCGGGTCGGGCTCGGGCCGCACCGGCGCCTCGGCCGGGGCGAGCGCCGCCGCCACCCCGCAGCCCAGCACCACCACCACCGTGAAGGTCGACCAGGCGCAGGTCGCCTCCGCCCAGCAGCAGGTCGACAACGCCGAGGCCACCCTGACCAACGCCAAGGACGCGCTGACCGGGACGACCCTCACCGCCACCACCGACGGCACCGTGGCCTCGATCTCCGGCAAGGTCGGCGAGACCGTCTCCGGCACCGGCTCCTCCGGGTCCTCCAGCTCCTCCGGCAGCTCCTCGTCCGGCGCCAAGACCTCGACCACCAGCGGCAGTTCGAGCACCACCCCGTCCGGGTTCATCGTGCTGACCAACCCGGCCGGGATGCAGGTCACCGCCAACTTCTCCGAGCTGGACTCGCTGAAGCTGAAGAAGGGCCAGCCGGCGACCGTCACCCTGAACGCGCAGTCCGACACCAAGCTGGACGCCACCGTCCTGTCGGTCAGCTCGCTGCCCTCCAGCTCCACCAACGGCGCGGTGCAGTACGGCGCGACCCTGCAGATCAGCTCCGACACCGCGGCCCTGCGCACCGGCCTGAGCGCCACCATCTCGGTGGTCACCGGCTCCGCCGAGAACGCCCTGTCGGTGCCCACCGCGGCCCTCCAGGGCACCGGCTCCAGCCGCACCGCGACCGTGATCCACGACGACGGCAGCAGCGAGCGGGTGCAGGTCGCCGTCGGCATCGAGGGCGACAGCACGGTGCAGGTCACCGAGGGCCTGACGGAGGGCGAGAAGGTCGAGCTGACCTCCACCACCGCGGGCACCGGCAACGGCTTCCCGTCCGGCCAGTTCCCCGGCCTGGGCGGCGCCGGCGGTGTCGGCGGCGCGGCGGGCGGCTTCGGCGGCGGCACCCGCGGCACCGGCGGCGCCGGAGGCACCCGCTGA
- a CDS encoding ABC transporter ATP-binding protein produces the protein MRTAKPPVIQIRRVTKSYGHGDAVVHALRGPTAPNGEPHGVDLDIAEGDFVAVMGSSGSGKSTLMNILGCLDVPTGGRYLLDGTDVGHLDEGQLALVRNRKIGFVFQSFNLVPRTTALAQVELPLAYAGVRSAERRRRALAALNLVGLADRAGHKPNQLSGGQQQRVAVARALVTAPAMLLADEPTGNLDSHSTEEVLGIIDGLNALGRTVVVITHEDEVALHAKRVIRLVDGAIVSDVRQAPVDGPPPALAAGVVA, from the coding sequence ATGCGCACCGCCAAGCCCCCGGTGATCCAGATCCGCCGGGTCACCAAGTCCTACGGCCACGGCGACGCCGTCGTGCACGCCCTGCGCGGGCCGACGGCCCCGAACGGCGAGCCGCACGGCGTCGACCTGGACATCGCCGAGGGCGACTTCGTGGCGGTGATGGGCTCCTCCGGCTCCGGCAAGTCGACCCTGATGAACATCCTGGGCTGCCTGGACGTGCCCACCGGCGGCCGCTACCTGCTGGACGGCACCGACGTCGGCCACCTCGACGAGGGCCAGCTGGCGCTGGTGCGCAACCGCAAGATCGGCTTCGTGTTCCAGTCCTTCAACCTGGTCCCGCGCACCACCGCGCTGGCCCAGGTCGAACTGCCGCTCGCCTACGCGGGCGTGCGCTCCGCCGAACGCCGCCGACGGGCCCTGGCCGCGCTCAACCTGGTCGGCCTGGCCGACCGGGCCGGGCACAAGCCCAACCAGCTCTCCGGCGGCCAGCAGCAGCGCGTCGCGGTGGCCCGGGCCCTGGTCACGGCGCCCGCGATGCTGCTCGCCGACGAGCCCACCGGCAACCTCGACAGCCACTCCACCGAGGAGGTGCTGGGCATCATCGACGGCCTCAACGCACTCGGCCGCACCGTGGTGGTCATCACCCACGAGGACGAGGTGGCGCTGCACGCGAAGCGGGTGATCCGGCTGGTCGACGGCGCGATCGTCAGCGACGTCCGGCAGGCCCCCGTCGACGGACCGCCGCCGGCGCTGGCCGCGGGGGTGGTCGCGTGA
- a CDS encoding ABC transporter permease has translation MIAWQMLRFAVGGLAANKVRSALTMLGVLIGVASVILLLAVGNGSSVAVKESITSLGTNSLTVSSSASRGSATAAKKLTVDDAKALASATDTPSIKSVAPVVTTSGTALYGNISYQPGQIVGTYPAYFETSNLKVDKGDYFSADDVLNSRKVAVLGATTAKELFAAEDPVGKKITIGGTPFTVVGVLKTKGSTGFNDPDDVVIAPLPTVQNAFTGFGSVNQILVQASSAETTTEAQSDITRILMGTHAIKDSTKVDFRISNQTSLLSARESTTKTFTVLLGAVAAISLLVGGIGITNIMLVTVTERTKEIGIRKALGAPRAVILGQFLAESTLLSVIGAGLGVLVGIVGSHFSVIGIKPVVIPESVLGAFGIAVAIGLFFGSYPANRAAQLRPIDALRHE, from the coding sequence GTGATCGCCTGGCAGATGCTCCGCTTCGCGGTCGGCGGCCTGGCCGCCAACAAGGTCCGCTCCGCGCTGACCATGCTCGGCGTGCTGATCGGCGTGGCCTCGGTGATCCTGCTGCTCGCGGTCGGCAACGGTTCTTCGGTGGCGGTCAAGGAGTCGATCACCTCGCTCGGCACCAACTCGCTGACGGTGTCCTCCTCCGCCTCCCGCGGCTCGGCGACCGCCGCCAAGAAGCTCACCGTGGACGACGCCAAGGCGCTCGCCTCGGCCACCGACACCCCGTCCATCAAGTCGGTCGCCCCGGTGGTCACCACCAGCGGCACCGCGCTGTACGGGAACATCTCGTACCAGCCCGGGCAGATCGTCGGCACCTACCCGGCGTACTTCGAGACCTCCAACCTGAAGGTCGACAAGGGCGACTACTTCTCCGCCGACGACGTGCTGAACTCCCGCAAGGTGGCGGTGCTCGGCGCCACCACCGCCAAGGAGCTGTTCGCCGCCGAGGACCCGGTCGGCAAGAAGATCACCATCGGCGGGACCCCGTTCACCGTGGTCGGCGTGCTGAAGACCAAGGGCTCCACCGGCTTCAACGACCCCGACGACGTGGTGATCGCCCCGCTGCCGACCGTGCAGAACGCGTTCACCGGATTCGGTTCGGTCAACCAGATCCTGGTGCAGGCGTCCTCCGCGGAGACCACCACCGAGGCGCAGAGCGACATCACCCGGATCCTGATGGGCACGCACGCCATCAAGGACTCCACCAAGGTCGACTTCCGGATCAGCAACCAGACCTCGCTGCTGAGCGCCCGCGAGTCCACCACGAAGACCTTCACGGTCCTGTTGGGCGCGGTCGCCGCGATCTCGCTGCTGGTCGGCGGCATCGGCATCACCAACATCATGCTGGTGACGGTCACCGAGCGGACCAAGGAGATCGGCATCCGCAAGGCGCTCGGCGCACCCCGGGCGGTCATCCTCGGCCAGTTCCTCGCCGAGTCCACCCTGCTGTCGGTGATCGGCGCCGGACTCGGCGTGCTGGTCGGCATCGTCGGCTCGCACTTCTCGGTGATCGGCATCAAGCCGGTGGTGATCCCCGAGTCGGTGCTCGGCGCGTTCGGCATCGCCGTCGCCATCGGCCTGTTCTTCGGCAGCTACCCCGCCAACCGGGCCGCCCAGCTGCGGCCCATCGACGCCCTCCGGCACGAGTAG
- a CDS encoding DUF5666 domain-containing protein, which translates to MSDDQELLAAAPDARDITAELAAPPRRKLPWPTLALAGCVIAVLSFAGGVWYQKDNGPTSGTGNRAGASTDRFPGAGTGRGGYGGNGYGGGQNGQAGGQFPGGAAGGFTRGTVQSVDGNTVYLTDANGNTVKVTTGDSTKVTTTKEGKVTDLQPGQTVTVTGSKGADGSYSATQLTQGNALGGFGGRGGAAGGVGGAAPGSGSGTGSNTTG; encoded by the coding sequence ATGTCTGACGACCAGGAGCTGCTGGCCGCCGCGCCGGACGCCCGCGACATCACCGCCGAGCTGGCCGCGCCACCGCGCCGCAAGCTCCCCTGGCCCACCCTGGCCCTGGCCGGCTGCGTCATCGCCGTGCTCTCCTTCGCGGGCGGCGTCTGGTACCAGAAGGACAACGGCCCCACCAGCGGCACCGGCAACCGGGCGGGCGCCTCCACCGACCGGTTCCCCGGCGCCGGGACCGGTCGCGGCGGCTACGGCGGCAACGGCTACGGCGGCGGGCAGAACGGGCAGGCCGGCGGCCAGTTCCCGGGCGGCGCGGCGGGCGGCTTCACCCGCGGCACCGTCCAGTCGGTGGACGGCAACACCGTGTACCTGACCGACGCCAACGGGAACACCGTCAAGGTCACCACCGGCGACTCCACCAAGGTCACCACCACCAAGGAGGGCAAGGTCACCGACCTGCAGCCCGGCCAGACCGTCACGGTGACCGGCAGCAAGGGCGCCGACGGCTCCTACAGCGCCACCCAGCTCACCCAGGGCAACGCGCTGGGCGGCTTCGGCGGCCGCGGCGGCGCCGCGGGCGGGGTCGGCGGGGCGGCGCCGGGCAGCGGCTCCGGTACCGGTTCGAACACGACCGGATGA
- a CDS encoding response regulator transcription factor → MQSNPAAATPAGGGEPFLLVVDDEPNIRELLSASLRFSGFRVASAATGQEALDAVAAERPDLVVLDVMLPDLDGFTVVQRLRDQTQWPQSPEHVPVLFLTAKDGTGDKVQGLAVGADDYVTKPFSLEELIARIRAILRRAGGPADDGRLVVADLTLDPTAHEVTRGGVPVSLSPTEFKLLHYLMANVGRVVSKAQILDHVWAYDFGGDLSIVESYISYLRRKLDSGPMHGPKLIHTVRGIGYALRRPPNS, encoded by the coding sequence GTGCAGTCGAACCCGGCCGCGGCGACCCCGGCAGGAGGCGGCGAACCCTTCCTGCTGGTGGTCGACGACGAGCCGAACATCCGCGAACTCCTCTCCGCGAGCCTGCGGTTCTCCGGCTTCCGGGTGGCCTCCGCCGCCACCGGCCAGGAGGCCCTGGACGCGGTCGCCGCCGAGCGCCCCGACCTGGTGGTGCTCGACGTGATGCTGCCCGACCTGGACGGCTTCACCGTGGTGCAGCGACTGCGCGACCAGACCCAGTGGCCGCAGAGCCCCGAGCACGTCCCGGTGCTGTTCCTGACCGCCAAGGACGGCACCGGCGACAAGGTGCAGGGCCTCGCGGTCGGCGCCGACGACTACGTCACCAAGCCGTTCAGTCTGGAGGAGCTGATCGCCCGGATCCGGGCGATCCTGCGCCGCGCGGGCGGCCCCGCCGACGACGGCCGCCTGGTGGTGGCCGACCTCACCCTGGACCCGACCGCGCACGAGGTCACCCGGGGCGGCGTCCCGGTCTCGCTCTCCCCCACCGAGTTCAAGCTGCTGCACTACCTGATGGCCAACGTCGGCCGGGTGGTCTCCAAGGCGCAGATCCTCGACCACGTGTGGGCCTACGACTTCGGCGGCGACCTCTCCATCGTCGAGTCGTACATCTCCTACCTGCGCCGCAAGCTCGACTCCGGCCCGATGCACGGCCCCAAGCTGATCCACACCGTGCGCGGCATCGGCTACGCGCTGCGCCGCCCGCCCAACAGCTGA